One Leptospiraceae bacterium DNA window includes the following coding sequences:
- the fliN gene encoding flagellar motor switch protein FliN, whose product MGDGSLSQDEIDALLQGADETPSYDTSGSSGGGGGGGDDLSPLDKDALTEILTAAFATAGGMLGTLLSKSVKFANPVPEAKSATDISTEIGAGSVCLFSTLSGTVNGRACLVMSMENGSKIAHLLMGGLSTGAMETAQLETLKQGFTSVIGNVTVQIGVKVSAPISGSPVDVSSSKSSRDLILPDGKTLIRTTVNLNIDGIGAFKVHYIISKSMADEILALSRRTPNRTGYGDSNGGMNVNVSPSNFGNQSAGIGMVNSGPQIGIKGVSFPSLSTAGAPSGATNLNLLMDVQMSLTVELGRTKMYIKDILGLGEGSIIELDKLAGEPVDLLVNGKLIAKGEVVVIDENFGVRVTDIVSPTDRIKNESK is encoded by the coding sequence ATGGGAGACGGCTCACTTTCACAAGATGAAATAGACGCACTTTTACAAGGAGCAGATGAGACTCCTTCTTACGACACTAGCGGTAGCAGTGGTGGGGGCGGTGGCGGGGGAGATGATTTATCTCCTTTAGATAAAGATGCTCTGACTGAAATTTTGACTGCGGCTTTTGCAACAGCCGGCGGAATGCTAGGAACATTGCTTTCCAAGAGTGTAAAATTTGCAAATCCAGTTCCAGAAGCCAAGAGTGCCACTGATATTAGCACGGAAATAGGCGCTGGCTCGGTTTGTTTATTTTCGACTCTAAGCGGAACTGTAAACGGTAGAGCTTGCTTAGTTATGTCTATGGAGAACGGCTCCAAGATTGCTCATTTGTTAATGGGTGGTTTATCTACAGGCGCAATGGAAACTGCTCAACTTGAAACATTAAAGCAAGGTTTTACATCGGTTATTGGAAATGTAACAGTGCAAATTGGTGTAAAAGTATCCGCACCTATTTCAGGCTCTCCAGTAGATGTATCGAGTTCAAAATCCTCTCGCGATTTGATTTTGCCTGATGGAAAAACTCTAATTCGAACAACCGTGAATTTGAACATTGATGGAATTGGTGCATTCAAAGTTCATTATATAATTTCGAAAAGTATGGCAGACGAAATTCTTGCACTAAGTAGAAGAACTCCTAATAGAACCGGTTATGGAGACAGCAATGGTGGAATGAATGTAAATGTAAGTCCATCTAATTTCGGAAACCAATCTGCAGGAATAGGAATGGTAAATTCTGGTCCGCAAATAGGAATAAAGGGCGTTAGCTTCCCTTCTCTTTCAACTGCTGGTGCTCCATCTGGAGCGACTAATTTGAATTTGCTCATGGATGTTCAAATGTCGTTAACGGTGGAACTTGGTAGAACTAAAATGTATATCAAAGATATTTTAGGACTCGGGGAAGGCTCTATCATAGAATTGGATAAACTCGCCGGTGAGCCAGTTGATTTACTCGTAAATGGGAAATTGATTGCAAAGGGAGAAGTTGTAGTTATTGACGAAAACTTCGGTGTGCGCGTGACAGACATTGTGAGTCCTACAGATAGGATTAAGAACGAAAGCAAATAA
- a CDS encoding flagellar biosynthetic protein FliO: MNIILKRQNIIRSILLTGKICLLVIFLQVGLIAGERDEMDQLLQKELGQDPSKQVIEDNSKKPTDKKNELVNPVEERYKRDEEPSSLLWTLVKVIFVFRILTAIMYYVLKFISKNRQNMYPVKDAMRVLASLSLAPNKQLQIVDVSGILLVVGVSDGSVNLIKEIDSNEIKEKIYHSRETHEPQSENFLEVFMGTIKNLNFKSGINPENHKDSETRDEDIMDEIKFRQLERLEKLKQERTDLSGGKGKKSNDHFS; encoded by the coding sequence ATGAATATTATCCTCAAACGCCAAAATATAATTAGATCAATTCTACTTACAGGAAAAATCTGCCTATTGGTAATTTTCCTGCAAGTAGGATTGATTGCTGGGGAAAGAGATGAGATGGATCAGTTGCTCCAAAAAGAACTGGGACAGGATCCATCTAAACAGGTAATTGAGGATAATAGCAAAAAGCCAACAGACAAAAAAAACGAACTAGTAAATCCAGTAGAAGAAAGATATAAAAGAGACGAAGAGCCATCGAGTCTTTTATGGACATTGGTGAAAGTTATTTTTGTTTTTAGAATATTGACAGCGATCATGTATTACGTATTGAAATTCATTTCTAAGAATAGACAGAATATGTATCCAGTCAAAGATGCAATGCGAGTTCTAGCTAGTTTGTCGTTAGCCCCGAACAAACAACTGCAAATCGTAGATGTTTCGGGTATATTGCTAGTAGTCGGTGTTTCTGATGGTTCTGTAAATCTTATCAAAGAAATTGACTCAAATGAAATAAAAGAAAAGATTTATCATTCAAGAGAAACACATGAGCCTCAGTCTGAAAATTTTCTAGAAGTATTCATGGGGACAATTAAGAATTTAAATTTCAAGTCTGGAATTAATCCAGAAAATCACAAGGACAGTGAAACAAGAGACGAAGATATCATGGATGAAATTAAATTTCGCCAGTTGGAAAGATTGGAAAAGTTAAAGCAAGAGAGAACAGATCTTTCTGGAGGTAAGGGAAAAAAATCCAACGATCATTTTTCCTAA
- the fliP gene encoding flagellar type III secretion system pore protein FliP (The bacterial flagellar biogenesis protein FliP forms a type III secretion system (T3SS)-type pore required for flagellar assembly.) has translation MRAKKKFLSKVLNRWVTYLLSLKPLIKFILVSFLAVFILGIGAELYAQSTNTRIPIPNLSFNVNEAKNPKETSLSLMILFLVTILSLAPAIIMSVTSFTKIVIVMDFVRRALAVQNLPPNQVMVGLAIFMTFFIMAPTLGTINDKALTPYLDGKIETNAFFEKAMVPLREFMMRQIGKSGTKDVALFLKLGKVKQVKSFEEVPSYVLIPAFMLSELKKAFIIGIYLFIPFIIIDIVVASTLLSMGLMMLPPVMISLPFKLILFVLIDGWNLLVFELVRSYK, from the coding sequence ATGCGGGCAAAAAAAAAGTTTCTTTCCAAAGTTTTAAATCGTTGGGTTACATATCTATTATCCCTGAAACCACTTATAAAATTTATTTTGGTTAGCTTTCTTGCTGTTTTTATTCTAGGAATTGGAGCTGAGTTATATGCACAAAGCACTAATACAAGAATCCCAATTCCAAATCTAAGCTTCAACGTGAATGAAGCCAAAAATCCGAAAGAAACAAGTCTTTCTCTGATGATTTTATTTTTGGTTACAATTCTTTCCCTTGCACCGGCAATCATAATGTCGGTTACTTCCTTTACAAAGATCGTAATTGTAATGGACTTCGTTAGACGCGCGTTAGCCGTTCAGAACTTACCTCCCAATCAAGTGATGGTAGGCCTCGCAATCTTCATGACTTTCTTTATTATGGCACCGACGCTTGGAACTATAAACGACAAAGCTCTCACTCCTTATCTAGATGGAAAGATAGAGACTAACGCATTTTTTGAAAAGGCAATGGTTCCACTTCGCGAGTTCATGATGCGGCAAATAGGAAAATCCGGAACAAAAGATGTTGCACTCTTTCTGAAGTTAGGAAAAGTAAAACAGGTAAAATCATTCGAAGAAGTTCCATCTTATGTTTTAATTCCGGCCTTTATGCTCTCTGAATTAAAAAAAGCATTTATCATTGGTATATATTTATTTATTCCTTTTATCATTATTGACATTGTCGTTGCTTCGACTTTGCTTTCTATGGGCTTAATGATGTTACCACCTGTAATGATAAGTCTACCATTCAAACTAATTTTATTCGTTTTGATAGACGGTTGGAATTTATTAGTCTTTGAGCTTGTAAGGAGTTATAAATGA
- the fliQ gene encoding flagellar biosynthesis protein FliQ — translation MTEVDVVSLIREALFIAIKISAPILITALIVGLILGIIQTTTSIQEPTIAFVPRLIAIFIVIIIFASWMVRTMTDYTRNIFMMIEKI, via the coding sequence ATGACCGAAGTAGATGTTGTAAGTTTAATTCGAGAAGCTTTGTTTATTGCGATTAAAATTTCTGCCCCTATTTTAATTACGGCTCTTATTGTTGGTTTGATTTTGGGGATAATCCAAACTACTACCTCGATTCAAGAACCAACTATTGCTTTCGTTCCAAGGTTAATTGCCATATTCATCGTAATCATAATTTTTGCATCGTGGATGGTTCGCACGATGACTGACTATACTAGAAATATTTTTATGATGATTGAGAAAATATGA
- the fliR gene encoding flagellar biosynthetic protein FliR, producing MESFVYNFQSFMMIFARIMGLFSLAPVYSSEAISFQIRVMLAFLLSLILFPVTANYLHAVPPGMGEYALIILSEALIGVLIGFIVSIIFAGFQMAGEFFSVQMGFGYTEVLDPVSQSSLPVISTLKNLMGILIFLTVGAHRTLLESIAFSFQKIQLLTFTKEVNIGVLKSFEYAVGAMFIVAFKISLPVLGILILVTIAEAIMGKAAPQMNIMQLSFPAKIFVGLIVLIITIPFIDKQMEASFTLTFDRLNTLMSEWPKR from the coding sequence ATAGAGTCTTTTGTATATAACTTTCAATCTTTTATGATGATCTTCGCTAGAATTATGGGATTATTTAGTTTAGCCCCCGTATATTCTTCAGAAGCAATTTCATTTCAGATTCGAGTTATGCTTGCATTTTTACTTTCTCTTATTCTATTTCCGGTTACTGCTAATTACCTTCATGCAGTTCCGCCGGGCATGGGCGAGTATGCGCTAATCATTCTTTCGGAAGCATTGATCGGTGTATTGATTGGATTTATTGTTAGTATTATTTTTGCAGGATTTCAAATGGCGGGGGAATTTTTTAGTGTCCAAATGGGTTTTGGTTATACGGAAGTCTTAGATCCAGTGAGCCAAAGTTCCCTTCCTGTCATTAGCACTCTAAAAAACTTAATGGGGATCCTTATCTTTTTAACAGTTGGAGCCCATCGAACATTGTTAGAAAGCATAGCCTTCTCTTTTCAGAAAATTCAACTTCTTACATTTACAAAGGAAGTGAACATTGGAGTCCTTAAAAGCTTTGAATATGCGGTAGGTGCAATGTTTATTGTTGCATTTAAAATTTCTTTACCTGTGCTCGGCATTCTGATATTAGTTACGATTGCGGAAGCTATTATGGGAAAAGCGGCACCACAAATGAACATCATGCAATTAAGTTTTCCGGCTAAAATTTTTGTTGGCTTAATTGTCTTAATTATAACAATACCGTTCATCGACAAACAAATGGAAGCAAGCTTTACATTAACCTTTGACCGTCTAAATACACTAATGAGCGAGTGGCCTAAACGATGA
- the flhB gene encoding flagellar type III secretion system protein FlhB, giving the protein MITFMWDKLFSLNPMLKHEVKTDYVIDLQLFAAEDEGRTEEGSERRRREEQDKGNVPKSTELPSALVLVSSIIALYLLGNYIFVRSFVLFKKYFQDFAQRTEFNTEEFGILLKSATADIASLLLPILAVTFLAAVVGNVVQVGFMFSPGAVSFNFNKIAPKFGKVLPTKNTLYNLLKALGKVVIIGWVSYIIISMDFLPILLMGDMGIQGALRLLAISSVKIFLVIGIILFALSIYDYFYQKAEFEDSIKMTPSEAKQEMKESEGDRSLLNRRRQMVRDFIRRGMLQRVPKADVVIVNPTHYSVAMVYDSKIHAAPIVTAKGIDELALMIRRLAKKHGIPIVEDRVQARLLYDEVEVDEEIPSKFFRAVSIIISRLDKFRRVA; this is encoded by the coding sequence ATGATCACTTTTATGTGGGACAAACTGTTCAGTCTTAACCCCATGCTTAAGCATGAGGTTAAGACTGACTACGTGATCGACTTACAGCTATTTGCCGCGGAAGACGAAGGTAGAACTGAAGAAGGTAGTGAGCGAAGACGAAGAGAAGAACAGGACAAGGGAAATGTTCCTAAGTCAACAGAACTTCCTTCCGCGCTTGTCTTGGTCAGTTCAATTATTGCACTGTATTTACTTGGAAATTATATTTTTGTAAGATCTTTTGTTTTATTTAAAAAATACTTTCAGGATTTCGCACAACGCACTGAATTTAATACAGAAGAATTTGGAATTCTATTAAAATCTGCTACCGCGGATATTGCATCTTTACTCCTGCCAATTTTGGCAGTAACATTTTTAGCTGCGGTTGTTGGTAATGTAGTTCAAGTTGGATTTATGTTTTCACCGGGCGCTGTAAGTTTCAATTTCAACAAGATCGCCCCTAAGTTTGGGAAAGTATTGCCTACAAAAAATACTTTATACAATTTGCTTAAAGCTCTCGGAAAAGTTGTTATCATTGGCTGGGTAAGTTATATTATTATTTCGATGGACTTTCTTCCAATACTGCTCATGGGTGATATGGGAATTCAGGGCGCATTACGACTATTAGCCATCTCTTCTGTAAAAATTTTCCTAGTTATTGGGATAATTCTATTTGCCCTCAGCATTTATGATTACTTTTATCAGAAAGCAGAATTTGAAGATTCAATTAAGATGACTCCGTCTGAAGCGAAACAAGAAATGAAAGAAAGTGAAGGGGATAGGTCTCTATTGAATCGCAGACGCCAAATGGTTCGCGATTTTATACGAAGAGGGATGCTACAGAGAGTTCCCAAGGCAGATGTCGTAATTGTAAATCCGACTCATTATTCAGTTGCAATGGTTTATGATTCAAAAATTCATGCTGCTCCAATTGTAACAGCAAAGGGTATTGATGAGTTAGCGCTCATGATTCGCCGTTTAGCGAAGAAGCATGGAATTCCAATTGTTGAAGATAGAGTGCAAGCAAGATTATTGTATGATGAAGTTGAAGTAGATGAAGAAATTCCTTCTAAATTCTTTAGAGCGGTTTCGATCATTATATCCAGATTGGATAAATTCAGGAGAGTTGCTTAA
- the flhA gene encoding flagellar biosynthesis protein FlhA — MKEKKWYNQSDVVMGVGVIAIVAMLIIPLPGFILDLLIVVSLATSLIILLTSLSTKEPSEFSIFPNLLLITTLFRLALNVSTTRQILSQGASFNSHIIDAFGTFVVGGGTGLGKYVVGFIIFLILTIVQILVITKGATRISEVAARFTLDALPGKQMAIDTELSSGNINEEEAKKRRKKIQREVDFYGAMDGASKFVQGDVRAGLIITGINLLGGIVIGVSIRGESFVSAIETYGKFTIGDGLVSQIPSLLSTTATGMIVTRAGSESELADEFKAQLFNNPKTLYVVAGSLGLASLIPGLPFFSLILFSLSFAYLAYSIDRNAKESLAAIERKAGEGKVEKKPDYYKELRTDPIEVELGLNLVPLVDTNQGGVLLDQISNLRRRFAIDTGLVIPAVRILDNLELNQDSYAIKIHGVVVGESKIRPDRLMALDNAKKVTEPVRGEEFIEPTFGYKAKWIDPNDKIDAENKGYTVVDSSTVIVTHLKELISNHASTILGREEVKSLLEHQKATHPTLVGELEDKKVGIGLIQQVLQNLLKEGLGIRNLSTILESIANNVSRNGDSDPFFLSENVRQAISKQIIIDYLSADGKLHVVTLDPRVTDRLSKGVVVDPIEGRLISIPPDYYNKLIEAAAREYNRCHSEGKFPIFVVSRPIRLPLSYMFAKEFPPRNFAVLAIEEIQSSTKTIMDGVINVQSNEGARVVTSRN, encoded by the coding sequence ATGAAAGAAAAAAAATGGTATAACCAATCCGATGTTGTAATGGGAGTGGGCGTCATCGCAATTGTTGCGATGTTAATTATCCCTCTTCCTGGATTTATATTAGATTTACTCATTGTAGTAAGCTTAGCGACTTCTCTTATTATCCTCTTGACATCTCTTTCCACAAAAGAACCATCAGAGTTTTCAATTTTCCCAAATTTACTTTTGATTACTACTCTATTTCGTCTCGCGCTTAACGTTTCAACGACAAGACAAATTCTCTCACAAGGTGCAAGTTTTAATAGTCATATCATTGATGCGTTTGGAACGTTCGTGGTAGGTGGTGGAACTGGACTTGGTAAATACGTAGTTGGTTTTATTATATTTCTAATTTTAACGATTGTGCAAATTTTGGTAATTACAAAAGGTGCGACTCGTATTTCGGAAGTTGCAGCAAGATTTACTCTCGATGCGTTACCCGGCAAGCAAATGGCGATTGATACTGAACTATCTAGTGGGAACATCAATGAAGAGGAAGCAAAAAAAAGAAGAAAGAAGATTCAGAGAGAAGTAGATTTTTACGGAGCTATGGATGGTGCGAGTAAATTCGTTCAGGGAGATGTGCGTGCAGGTTTGATCATAACAGGGATTAACCTCCTCGGTGGTATTGTGATTGGCGTTTCGATTCGTGGAGAAAGTTTTGTTTCTGCCATTGAGACTTACGGTAAGTTTACAATTGGGGATGGACTGGTATCTCAAATTCCAAGTTTACTTTCTACAACGGCTACGGGTATGATTGTTACTCGCGCAGGATCTGAGTCTGAACTAGCTGATGAATTTAAAGCTCAATTATTCAACAACCCTAAAACACTTTATGTAGTAGCTGGAAGTCTAGGACTCGCATCCTTAATTCCAGGACTTCCATTCTTCTCTTTGATTTTATTTTCTTTAAGTTTCGCTTATTTAGCCTACTCTATTGACCGTAACGCAAAAGAATCATTAGCCGCAATTGAAAGAAAAGCAGGTGAGGGAAAAGTAGAAAAGAAACCAGACTACTACAAAGAGTTGCGCACAGATCCAATTGAAGTTGAACTCGGATTGAATTTAGTTCCGCTTGTTGATACTAATCAAGGCGGTGTTCTGCTTGACCAGATTTCTAATTTAAGAAGGAGATTTGCAATTGATACTGGACTTGTAATTCCAGCGGTTCGGATTCTTGACAATTTGGAATTGAATCAGGATTCTTATGCAATAAAAATTCATGGTGTCGTTGTGGGAGAAAGTAAAATTCGACCTGATAGATTGATGGCATTGGACAATGCTAAAAAAGTAACGGAGCCAGTGAGAGGAGAAGAGTTTATCGAGCCTACGTTCGGATACAAAGCAAAATGGATTGATCCCAATGATAAAATTGATGCGGAAAATAAGGGTTACACGGTCGTCGATTCGTCAACTGTAATCGTCACTCACCTAAAAGAATTAATTTCTAATCATGCATCTACCATTCTTGGAAGAGAAGAAGTTAAAAGTCTTCTCGAACACCAAAAAGCAACCCATCCTACTCTGGTTGGTGAACTAGAAGATAAGAAGGTTGGTATAGGTTTAATTCAACAAGTTCTTCAAAATTTACTCAAAGAAGGCTTGGGCATTCGTAATCTCAGCACGATCCTTGAGTCCATTGCAAATAATGTATCAAGAAATGGTGATAGCGATCCATTCTTTCTCTCAGAAAATGTGCGTCAGGCGATATCAAAGCAAATTATCATTGATTATTTAAGCGCAGATGGAAAGCTACATGTTGTAACTCTTGATCCACGGGTAACAGACAGACTGAGCAAGGGTGTTGTAGTCGATCCAATTGAAGGACGATTAATTTCCATTCCACCGGATTATTACAATAAGCTTATTGAAGCTGCAGCAAGAGAATACAATCGTTGCCACAGTGAAGGCAAATTCCCAATTTTTGTAGTAAGTAGACCAATACGTTT